In Thermoanaerobaculia bacterium, the DNA window TAGACGTTTCCTTTCCAGCCGATCGCGACGAAGATCAGGCACGTCGCCATCAGGGTCGCGATCGTCATGCCCGAGATCGGGTTGGACGACGTGCCGATGATTCCGACGATGCGGCTCGCGACGGTGACGAAGAAGAACCCGAAGACGACGATGAGGAGCGACATCAGGAGCGTGCCCGGAAACGTTCCGGGGAACTGCGGGAGGATCGCGATGATCACCACCAGCGCGAGAGAACCGAGCACGACGAGCCCGATTCCCATGTCGCGTTCCGTGCGCTTGCCGCCCGCGGTGGCGCCGCCCCCCGATCGGAGGTCGCGGACCGAGTCGCGGAACGACGAGACGATCGTCGGAAGCGTCTTGATGAGCGTCATCACCCCGGCGCACGCGACCGCGCCGGCGCCGATGTACTTCACGTACGCCGTGTAGATCCGCGTCGCGATGCTCATCCCGGCGATCTGAGGCTCGCCGAACCCCAGATTGTGCAGGTCGGCCGTGATGCGGCTCTCCGGGACGAAGATCGAGATGAGCGGAATCAGGGCGAGCCACGCCAGGACGCCTCCCGAGAAGAGCTCCGAAGCGATCTTCGGCCCGATGATGTAGCCCACGCCCAGGTACTCGGGGGTGTTCGCCGAATCGAGCGTGGCGTTCGGGAAGACGGATTTGTCCCCGGTCCGGATCGCGCTCGGCGTCTCCTTCCACAGCCCGAAGACTTCCGTCAGCGTCTTGTACACGACGGCCAGGCCGACCCCGGCGAACACTTTGCTCGCGAGATTCCCGCCGCGCTCTCCCGCGATCAGGACGTCGGCGCACGCGGTGCCCTCCGGGTAAGGCAGGTTCCCGTGCTCGCGGACGATCAGCGATCTCCGCAGCGGAACCATCATGAAGACCCCGAGGATGCCGCCGATGATCGCGAGGACGAAGATCTGCAGATACCGGAAATAGTCGGCGCCTCCCGCGAGGAAGATGAACGCGGGGATCGTGAATACGACGCCGGCCGCGATCGACTCGCCGGCCGAACCGATCGTCTGGACGATGTTGTTCTCGAGGATCGTGGATTTGCCGATCTTCTTGAACACCGCGATCGCGAGAACCGCGATCGGGATCGAGGCCGAAACGGTCAGTCCGGCGCGGAGCGCGAGGTAGACCGTCGCCGCCCCGAAGAGAAGACCGAAGAACGCGCCGAGGACGACGGCCTTGATCGTGAACTCCGCCGGCGCCTGATCGGCGGAGATGTACGGTTGAAATTCGGGAACCGGACCTTCGGATCTGGCCATGCGC includes these proteins:
- a CDS encoding oligopeptide transporter, OPT family, whose product is MARSEGPVPEFQPYISADQAPAEFTIKAVVLGAFFGLLFGAATVYLALRAGLTVSASIPIAVLAIAVFKKIGKSTILENNIVQTIGSAGESIAAGVVFTIPAFIFLAGGADYFRYLQIFVLAIIGGILGVFMMVPLRRSLIVREHGNLPYPEGTACADVLIAGERGGNLASKVFAGVGLAVVYKTLTEVFGLWKETPSAIRTGDKSVFPNATLDSANTPEYLGVGYIIGPKIASELFSGGVLAWLALIPLISIFVPESRITADLHNLGFGEPQIAGMSIATRIYTAYVKYIGAGAVACAGVMTLIKTLPTIVSSFRDSVRDLRSGGGATAGGKRTERDMGIGLVVLGSLALVVIIAILPQFPGTFPGTLLMSLLIVVFGFFFVTVASRIVGIIGTSSNPISGMTIATLMATCLIFVAIGWKGNVYQAVALSVGAVVCIAAANAGATSQDLKTGYLVGATPKYQQWGMIIGVVVSSTAIGFTLLALDKSFGIKNHVLHGIGTPDLPAPQGTLMAVIIQGLLAQKLPWAPVLVGVFLAFMAQLAGSHALSWAVGAYLPISTTAPIWVGGMLKAFSDRARGVKEESELSSGMLYSTGLVAGGSIAGVIIAFLVGFGSKGLNETLDFGKGYFNRMGIGGDIIGWIPFVIMAAILFRNSLKKMEV